Proteins encoded in a region of the Mixophyes fleayi isolate aMixFle1 chromosome 5, aMixFle1.hap1, whole genome shotgun sequence genome:
- the RPL14 gene encoding large ribosomal subunit protein eL14, with amino-acid sequence MVFKRYVQIGRVAYISFGPHAGKLVAIVDVIDQNRALVDGPCSGVRRQAMPFKCMQLTDFVLKFPHSARQKYVRVAWEKEKVNEKWNATNWAKRIEARQKKAKMSDFERYKVMKAKKMRNKIIRHEMKKLQKEATKKA; translated from the exons ATG gTGTTCAAACGCTACGTCCAGATTGGCCGTGTAGCCTACATCTCCTTTGGTCCTCATGCTGGCAAACTTGTAGCAATTGTTGATGTCATTGACCAAAACAGG GCACTTGTTGATGGTCCTTGCTCTGGCGTAAGAAGACAGGCCATGCCCTTCAAGTGCATGCAGCTTACTGACTTCGTCCTCAAGTTTCCTCACAG TGCTCGTCAAAAATATGTGCGGGTTGCCTGGGAGAAGGAGAAGGTTAATGAGAAATGGAACGCAACAAACTGGGCAAAGAGAATTGAAGCAAGACAAAAG AAAGCAAAGATGTCAGACTTTGAACGTTACAAAGTCATGAAGGCAAAGAAAATG AGGAATAAGATAATCCGACATGAGATGAAGAAACTCCAGAAGGAAGCTACCAAGAAAGCATAA